One segment of Agromyces albus DNA contains the following:
- a CDS encoding Ig-like domain-containing protein — protein MRLPRLSAHRSALATAGAVTAIVALVAGVAVASGGYAAQRVDLGDASVWVASENRQSVGRANTAVLELNSVVDAGGSDLDVVQADSTVLVLDHERASVGIVDPTTSTMIDTVAVPPGETSLAIAGSRVVIAAAGDVWSVPVAELAEFDSDAEPVLTFGAGSVTSVDEAGTLFAYTPSTGVVARVDAAEAETVATRWQLEPISGSPEVQITSVGGRWAVLDVSGRMLHLEGRSPLDLSGMLSPNDAPKLQAASLTGDEVAIASRRGLIAVGLDGAEPRELVGGRSGTPAAPFVHEGCLHAAWALGSAWRSCAPSNERLIDLDGAAGAELSYLANGGALVLNDRDSGKTWAASADYGLIDNWDLLLAAERDEETVEQNDPDKKPTIEKSQVPPVAEADEFGARPGRSTVLPILLNDYDANGDVLVVDSIDGELPPGARLDLIANNQQLQLTLDDAASGTLAFGYTVGDGRGGAAHATVQIAVREPDENAPPEQKRQSRASVASQGRVTTPVLGDWVDPDGDPFFLLQAAVEAPDAISSTADGIVVFDEKGAPAAMRTVSLVVSDGPAEAAGTLEISVRAPGDVELVADPFVALATAGQEIRVEPLRYVRGGSGQVRLSAVPAKPDVQLTPDFDGGTFRFTSAVEGTHYLEYTATDGSQMATGLVRVEVSAPPQRDTTPITVPHTAFVRANQPVDVDVLATDIDPTGGVLIVTGLTDTAEDEGVRVEVIDHRILRVTLSRPLDTGSTTFGYRVSNGLADAEGEVTLVEVPEPERTQPPVAAADTISSRTGDVIDIAVLDNDEHPDALPLTLAADLDQKPAAGLLFVDGDRLRYFAPEEPGEFEAVYRVLAPDGQYATASVAISVRVADPETNTPPVPATVTARVLTGETVRIPIPLGGADPDGDSVQLLGQESNPERGTVVDRGGDWLEYQAGEYSAGTDTFQYAVVDALGARATGTVRVGIAPRLDGARAPIAVEDKVTVRPGRTISVRVLENDSDPDGGALTLRSVEPTTGRATAIVDGDRIEVTLPDGEQVHGFIYTVENEHLGEASSYLTVEARHDAPLARPEASDMVLSLSDILDKERIDVPVLRNVFLADGAAADLTVGLVDGYTRGVEVRRDGSIRVEIQDHRRIIPFSVGHPEDPDLTAYAFIWMPGRDDALPQLRRDAPRVQVVSGEEVRIELDEFVIAASGRPVRLTDAATVRASHDDGTDLVVDHDSLRYQSENGYFGPASLSFTVTDGESAADPTGRTGTIVIPINVLPTENQPPVFTGGVIDFEPGQSKTIELVKLTNYPYPDEVDKLEFEVLPPFADGFDVALSGDELTIEASESTVKGTSASVAVGVTDPAGAGRAGRIDLRVVPSTRPIAQPAADSAIAARGQTTSIDVLANDRATNPFPQTPVRVVGVRGLDDESLPAGVTIEPSSDRSTLAVSVDPAAAPVNTTLQYQVADATDDPSRYAWGTVTISVQDRPDPVTGPLVTGYGDGTLDVTFGAGGFNNSPISGYEIALLAPSGRDVVQTSTCAATTCTIATPGNGEANAVIVQIQARNGIGLSDPVEAPGPIWSDVVPPPPTDLRALPLNRQLRIEWTPVSTGAGSSVGSYVVTVAGVSTEVSVASACTATVCGVESQFLENGSQVPFTVSARNQAYAALTVWNEAGGSGTPFGAPVAGGIAVNGDALAGSVTVSWSPFSGNGDAIGGYFVQRLVEGESSVPTGPQACGVTSPAPGTVVAPATGGSVAEVVHVGPEATSVQFAGTATEAATYSFLVWGFNRAACVNTEVGSTVVRPAPGGAGPVQSAMAWMNIETWDRYIEKVEGNAWRYEIVAVDANGAHIPGTVRDFSGSGWLRQLLNRPFGEAARFQVRACTLWGSCGPWSQTQPTDAEPSLTFALPSRVWNETTKTWSWTAAPENSGLPAVFWCGVDGEKDGRLSQSATTCEIPDAKPGERVWLDVEVAGVKARYQNF, from the coding sequence ATGCGCCTGCCCCGTCTCAGCGCCCACCGGTCTGCACTCGCGACGGCCGGTGCCGTGACGGCGATCGTCGCGCTCGTCGCCGGAGTGGCGGTGGCATCCGGGGGATACGCTGCACAGCGCGTCGACCTGGGCGACGCGTCGGTCTGGGTCGCGAGCGAGAACCGGCAGTCGGTCGGCCGGGCGAACACCGCGGTGCTCGAGCTCAATTCGGTCGTCGACGCGGGCGGTTCGGATCTCGACGTCGTGCAGGCCGACTCGACGGTGCTCGTGCTCGACCACGAGCGGGCGAGCGTCGGCATCGTCGACCCCACGACGTCGACGATGATCGACACCGTCGCGGTGCCGCCCGGCGAGACGTCGCTCGCCATCGCCGGCTCACGCGTCGTGATCGCCGCCGCGGGCGACGTCTGGTCGGTGCCCGTGGCCGAGCTCGCCGAGTTCGACAGCGACGCAGAGCCCGTGCTCACCTTCGGCGCCGGATCTGTCACCTCGGTCGACGAGGCGGGAACGCTCTTCGCGTACACGCCGTCGACGGGCGTCGTCGCCCGCGTCGACGCAGCCGAGGCGGAGACGGTGGCCACGCGCTGGCAGTTGGAGCCGATCTCCGGAAGCCCCGAGGTGCAGATCACATCCGTCGGAGGACGTTGGGCGGTGCTCGATGTCAGCGGGCGCATGCTGCACCTCGAGGGCCGCTCCCCGCTCGACCTCTCCGGGATGCTCTCACCCAACGACGCCCCCAAGCTGCAAGCGGCTTCGCTCACGGGCGACGAAGTGGCGATCGCGTCCCGCCGCGGCCTCATCGCCGTGGGTCTCGACGGCGCGGAGCCGCGCGAGCTCGTCGGCGGCCGCTCGGGCACGCCGGCGGCGCCCTTCGTCCACGAGGGATGCCTGCACGCCGCGTGGGCGCTCGGCTCGGCATGGCGATCGTGCGCTCCGAGCAACGAACGGCTCATCGACCTCGACGGCGCGGCCGGCGCCGAGCTCTCATACCTCGCCAACGGGGGCGCGCTCGTGCTGAACGACCGGGACTCCGGCAAGACGTGGGCCGCATCGGCCGACTACGGACTCATCGACAACTGGGACCTGCTGCTCGCCGCGGAGCGAGACGAGGAGACCGTCGAGCAGAACGACCCCGACAAGAAGCCCACGATCGAGAAGAGTCAGGTTCCGCCCGTGGCGGAGGCCGACGAGTTCGGAGCACGGCCGGGCCGATCGACCGTGCTGCCGATACTCCTGAACGACTACGACGCGAACGGCGACGTGCTCGTCGTGGACTCGATCGACGGCGAGCTGCCGCCCGGCGCCCGGCTCGATCTCATCGCGAACAACCAGCAGCTGCAGCTCACGCTCGACGACGCGGCATCCGGCACCCTCGCCTTCGGCTACACCGTCGGCGACGGCCGGGGCGGCGCCGCGCATGCCACCGTGCAGATCGCCGTACGCGAGCCCGATGAGAACGCGCCGCCCGAGCAGAAGCGCCAGTCGCGCGCATCGGTCGCGTCGCAGGGGCGGGTGACCACGCCGGTGCTCGGCGACTGGGTCGACCCCGACGGCGATCCGTTCTTCCTCCTTCAGGCAGCGGTGGAGGCGCCCGACGCGATCTCGTCGACGGCCGACGGCATCGTCGTGTTCGACGAGAAGGGCGCTCCCGCTGCGATGCGCACGGTCTCGCTCGTCGTGTCCGACGGCCCCGCCGAGGCCGCCGGCACCCTCGAGATCTCGGTGCGGGCGCCGGGCGACGTCGAGCTCGTCGCCGACCCCTTCGTGGCGCTCGCGACCGCCGGGCAGGAGATCCGCGTCGAACCGTTGCGCTACGTTCGCGGCGGCTCGGGCCAGGTGCGGCTGAGTGCGGTGCCCGCGAAGCCCGATGTGCAGCTCACGCCCGACTTCGACGGGGGTACCTTCCGCTTCACGAGCGCGGTGGAGGGCACCCACTATCTCGAGTACACGGCGACCGACGGGTCCCAGATGGCGACCGGTCTCGTGCGCGTCGAGGTCTCGGCGCCGCCCCAGCGCGACACGACGCCGATCACCGTGCCGCACACCGCGTTCGTCCGCGCGAACCAGCCCGTCGACGTCGACGTGCTCGCGACCGACATCGACCCGACGGGCGGTGTGCTCATCGTGACGGGCCTCACCGACACCGCCGAGGACGAGGGCGTGCGAGTCGAGGTCATCGATCACCGCATCCTGCGGGTCACGCTCTCACGACCCCTCGACACCGGATCGACGACGTTCGGCTATCGCGTGAGCAACGGGCTCGCCGACGCCGAGGGCGAGGTGACGCTCGTCGAGGTCCCGGAACCCGAGCGAACCCAACCGCCCGTCGCCGCCGCCGACACGATCTCCTCGCGCACCGGCGATGTCATCGACATCGCCGTGCTCGACAACGACGAACATCCCGATGCGCTCCCGCTCACACTCGCCGCCGACCTCGACCAGAAGCCCGCCGCCGGTCTGCTGTTCGTCGACGGCGACCGCCTCCGGTACTTCGCGCCCGAGGAGCCGGGCGAATTCGAGGCCGTCTACCGGGTGCTCGCCCCAGACGGGCAATACGCCACCGCGAGCGTGGCGATCTCGGTGCGGGTCGCCGACCCCGAGACGAACACCCCGCCCGTGCCGGCGACGGTCACCGCGCGGGTGCTCACCGGCGAGACGGTGCGCATCCCCATCCCGCTCGGCGGCGCGGACCCCGACGGCGACTCGGTGCAACTGCTCGGCCAGGAATCGAATCCCGAGCGCGGCACGGTGGTCGACCGGGGCGGCGATTGGCTCGAGTACCAGGCGGGCGAGTACTCCGCAGGAACGGACACGTTCCAGTACGCCGTCGTCGACGCGCTCGGCGCTCGCGCCACCGGCACCGTGCGCGTCGGCATCGCGCCGAGGCTCGATGGCGCCCGAGCTCCGATCGCCGTCGAGGACAAGGTCACCGTGCGCCCAGGGCGGACCATCTCCGTGCGAGTGCTCGAGAACGACTCGGATCCCGACGGGGGAGCGCTCACCCTCCGCTCGGTCGAGCCCACGACGGGGCGAGCCACCGCGATCGTCGACGGCGACCGCATCGAGGTCACCTTGCCCGACGGCGAGCAGGTGCACGGATTCATCTACACCGTCGAGAACGAGCATCTCGGCGAGGCGTCGAGCTACCTCACCGTCGAGGCCCGGCACGACGCCCCGCTTGCACGACCTGAGGCGTCCGACATGGTGCTGAGCCTCAGCGACATCCTCGACAAGGAGCGGATCGACGTCCCGGTGCTCCGCAACGTGTTCCTCGCCGACGGTGCCGCCGCCGACCTCACCGTCGGTCTCGTCGATGGCTACACGCGCGGCGTGGAGGTGCGCCGAGACGGCAGCATCCGCGTCGAGATCCAGGATCATCGACGCATCATCCCCTTCTCGGTCGGCCATCCCGAAGACCCAGACCTCACGGCGTATGCCTTCATCTGGATGCCCGGCCGAGACGACGCACTGCCGCAGTTGCGCCGCGATGCACCACGGGTGCAGGTCGTGAGCGGCGAAGAGGTGCGGATCGAGCTCGATGAGTTCGTGATCGCGGCATCCGGTCGTCCGGTTCGGTTGACGGATGCCGCGACCGTGCGCGCCTCGCATGATGACGGCACCGACCTTGTGGTCGACCACGACTCGCTCCGCTATCAGAGCGAGAACGGCTACTTCGGCCCGGCGTCGCTCTCGTTCACCGTGACCGACGGCGAGTCCGCCGCGGACCCGACCGGCCGCACCGGCACGATCGTGATCCCGATCAACGTGTTGCCGACCGAGAACCAGCCTCCGGTGTTCACCGGCGGGGTCATCGACTTCGAGCCGGGACAGTCGAAGACGATCGAGCTCGTGAAGCTCACGAACTACCCCTATCCCGACGAGGTCGACAAGCTCGAGTTCGAGGTGCTTCCGCCGTTCGCCGACGGCTTCGACGTCGCATTGTCGGGCGACGAGCTCACGATCGAGGCCTCGGAATCGACGGTGAAGGGAACGAGCGCATCGGTGGCGGTCGGCGTCACCGATCCGGCAGGCGCCGGGCGGGCAGGCCGGATCGACCTGCGCGTCGTGCCGTCGACCAGGCCGATCGCGCAACCGGCGGCCGACAGCGCGATCGCAGCTCGTGGCCAGACGACGTCGATCGATGTGCTCGCGAACGATCGCGCCACGAACCCGTTCCCGCAGACCCCGGTGCGGGTGGTCGGCGTGCGTGGCCTCGACGACGAGAGCCTCCCCGCGGGGGTCACGATCGAACCCAGCTCCGACCGCTCCACCCTCGCGGTGTCGGTCGACCCGGCGGCCGCGCCCGTGAACACGACCCTGCAGTACCAGGTCGCCGACGCCACCGACGACCCCAGCCGGTACGCGTGGGGAACGGTCACGATCTCGGTGCAGGACCGGCCCGATCCCGTCACCGGCCCACTGGTGACCGGATACGGCGACGGCACCCTCGACGTGACCTTCGGCGCCGGCGGATTCAACAACTCACCGATCAGCGGATACGAGATCGCGCTGCTCGCCCCGAGCGGACGCGACGTCGTGCAGACCTCCACCTGCGCAGCGACGACCTGCACGATCGCGACGCCGGGCAACGGCGAGGCGAACGCCGTCATCGTGCAGATCCAGGCACGCAACGGCATCGGACTCTCCGACCCCGTCGAAGCACCCGGCCCGATCTGGTCCGACGTCGTGCCGCCGCCGCCGACAGACCTCCGCGCGTTGCCGCTCAACCGTCAACTCCGCATCGAGTGGACGCCCGTGTCGACCGGGGCGGGCAGCAGCGTCGGCTCCTACGTCGTGACCGTCGCCGGCGTCTCGACCGAGGTGTCGGTGGCGAGCGCCTGCACGGCGACCGTCTGCGGCGTGGAGTCGCAGTTCCTCGAGAACGGCAGCCAGGTGCCGTTCACCGTGAGCGCACGCAACCAGGCCTACGCCGCGCTCACCGTATGGAACGAGGCAGGCGGCTCCGGCACTCCGTTCGGGGCGCCTGTCGCGGGTGGCATCGCGGTGAACGGCGACGCGCTCGCCGGCTCGGTGACGGTGTCGTGGTCGCCCTTCTCGGGCAACGGCGACGCGATCGGCGGGTACTTCGTGCAGCGGCTCGTCGAGGGCGAGTCGAGCGTGCCGACAGGGCCGCAGGCGTGCGGAGTGACGAGCCCGGCGCCGGGAACAGTCGTCGCACCGGCTACCGGCGGCAGCGTCGCCGAGGTCGTGCACGTTGGCCCCGAAGCCACGAGCGTGCAGTTCGCCGGAACGGCCACCGAGGCCGCCACGTACTCGTTCCTCGTGTGGGGATTCAACCGAGCCGCCTGCGTCAACACCGAGGTCGGGAGCACGGTCGTGCGCCCCGCGCCGGGCGGCGCGGGCCCCGTGCAGAGCGCGATGGCCTGGATGAACATCGAGACCTGGGACCGATACATCGAGAAGGTCGAGGGGAACGCGTGGCGATACGAGATCGTCGCGGTCGACGCCAACGGCGCCCACATCCCGGGAACGGTGAGGGACTTCAGCGGATCGGGATGGCTCCGCCAGCTCCTCAACCGTCCGTTCGGCGAGGCGGCGCGGTTCCAGGTGCGGGCGTGCACCTTGTGGGGAAGTTGCGGGCCGTGGTCGCAGACCCAGCCGACCGATGCCGAGCCCTCGCTCACCTTCGCCCTGCCGAGCCGCGTGTGGAACGAGACGACGAAGACGTGGTCGTGGACCGCTGCCCCGGAGAACTCCGGCCTGCCGGCGGTCTTCTGGTGCGGTGTGGACGGCGAGAAGGACGGGCGCTTGTCACAGTCGGCGACGACGTGCGAGATCCCCGACGCGAAACCAGGGGAACGGGTCTGGTTGGATGTTGAAGTCGCCGGCGTGAAGGCCCGCTACCAGAACTTCTGA
- a CDS encoding AAA family ATPase, with the protein MTMTPEEATRFSANLDRLVGAVEEVLLGKNRVVRLAFTALLSEGHLLLDDVPGTGKTSLARAMAQSVAGTSNRVQFTPDLLPGDITGVTVYDQRSGLFEFHPGPVFANIVLADEINRASPKTQSALLEVMEEGQITVDGVTHAVGHPFMVIATQNPVEQAGTYRLPEAQLDRFLMRTSIGYPDHASTIRILEGADQRAHGHRIEPQLRADEVVELAALARTVYVDPTIHDYVSRLVDATRTAREVRLGVSVRGALALIRAAKTHAAGRGRHYVVPDDVKALADPVLAHRLILDPEAEFDGATASNIIAQVLIETPPPSSRQAV; encoded by the coding sequence ATGACCATGACCCCCGAGGAGGCCACGCGGTTCTCCGCGAACCTCGACCGACTCGTCGGCGCGGTCGAAGAGGTGCTGCTCGGCAAGAACCGGGTCGTGCGACTGGCGTTCACGGCGCTCCTGAGTGAAGGCCACCTCCTGCTCGACGACGTGCCGGGGACCGGCAAGACCTCCCTCGCGCGTGCCATGGCGCAATCTGTGGCGGGCACGAGCAACCGCGTGCAGTTCACCCCCGACCTGCTTCCCGGCGACATCACCGGAGTCACCGTCTACGACCAGCGCTCAGGGCTGTTCGAGTTCCATCCCGGGCCGGTCTTCGCGAACATCGTGCTCGCCGACGAGATCAACCGGGCGAGCCCCAAGACGCAGTCGGCGCTCCTCGAGGTCATGGAGGAGGGACAGATCACCGTCGACGGGGTGACTCACGCCGTGGGACATCCGTTCATGGTCATCGCCACCCAGAACCCCGTCGAGCAGGCCGGCACCTACCGCCTGCCCGAGGCGCAGCTCGACCGGTTCCTCATGCGCACGTCGATCGGCTACCCCGATCACGCCTCGACGATTCGCATCCTCGAGGGCGCCGACCAGCGCGCCCACGGTCATCGCATCGAACCGCAGCTTCGCGCCGACGAGGTCGTCGAGCTCGCCGCGCTCGCGCGGACCGTGTATGTCGATCCGACGATCCACGACTACGTCTCGCGGCTCGTCGACGCCACGCGCACCGCTCGCGAGGTGCGACTGGGCGTGAGCGTGCGCGGAGCCCTCGCGCTCATCCGCGCTGCGAAGACCCACGCCGCAGGGCGTGGCCGGCACTACGTCGTGCCCGACGATGTGAAGGCGCTCGCCGATCCCGTGCTCGCGCACCGTCTGATTCTCGATCCCGAGGCGGAGTTCGACGGCGCGACCGCGTCGAACATCATCGCCCAGGTGCTCATCGAGACCCCGCCGCCGTCCTCCAGGCAGGCCGTGTGA
- a CDS encoding DUF58 domain-containing protein, producing the protein MTLVQTRSTIPEEARKTGLLAVVIGRAVGIGAAAGAVVAEWARAVRGVVTSLGWAVIVAAIAALAAGYAWGWLEVIVLGWGFGLLVAAASVWLIGRGASTIELVLPTPRVVVGEAAEARLIAANPGRRRFGGVQLEVPVGRRVVERVLPGLPRGGAFDEQFPIPTERRGVVPVGPARTVRADPIGLMRREIVWSQVVDLHVHPRTVPITALSTGFIRDLEGAPTRDLTASDIAFHALREYLPGDDRRHIHWRSSAKTGTFMVRQFEETRRSRLMIVLDLDATAYTDAAEFELAVGAAASVGARAIRDARTVSFVVSGPAGGNGAARGSMRELPTVSRDRLLDALCVVETEERAAMLPDVAHAAAEALTGISLAFLVTGTARGIAPLRSAATRFPVGVEAVAVQCAPEGEPSVRSIAGLTVFRIGYLDDLRAMLARSASVA; encoded by the coding sequence GTGACCCTCGTCCAGACTCGCTCGACGATTCCCGAGGAGGCCAGGAAGACCGGCCTGCTCGCCGTCGTCATCGGGCGTGCCGTGGGAATCGGGGCCGCCGCCGGCGCCGTCGTGGCCGAATGGGCGCGCGCCGTGCGCGGCGTCGTCACGTCGCTCGGCTGGGCCGTGATCGTCGCGGCGATCGCGGCACTCGCGGCGGGCTACGCCTGGGGATGGCTCGAGGTCATCGTGCTCGGGTGGGGGTTCGGGCTGCTCGTGGCGGCGGCATCCGTGTGGCTCATCGGTCGCGGCGCCTCGACGATCGAACTCGTGCTCCCGACGCCGCGCGTCGTCGTGGGCGAGGCGGCCGAGGCGCGGCTCATCGCGGCCAACCCCGGTCGCCGGCGATTCGGCGGCGTGCAGCTCGAGGTGCCCGTCGGCAGGCGCGTCGTCGAGCGCGTGCTGCCCGGGCTTCCGCGCGGCGGCGCCTTCGACGAGCAGTTCCCCATTCCGACCGAGCGACGCGGGGTCGTGCCGGTCGGGCCCGCCCGCACGGTTCGCGCCGACCCGATCGGCCTCATGCGCCGCGAGATCGTCTGGTCGCAGGTCGTCGACCTGCACGTGCATCCGCGCACCGTGCCGATCACCGCGCTCAGCACGGGATTCATCCGCGACCTCGAAGGGGCGCCGACGCGTGATCTCACCGCGAGCGACATCGCCTTCCACGCCCTGCGCGAGTACCTCCCTGGTGACGATCGGCGCCACATCCACTGGCGCAGCTCCGCGAAGACCGGCACCTTCATGGTGCGCCAGTTCGAGGAGACCAGGCGCAGCCGGCTCATGATCGTGCTCGACCTCGACGCGACCGCCTACACGGATGCCGCGGAGTTCGAGCTCGCCGTCGGCGCGGCGGCGTCCGTGGGTGCTCGAGCCATCCGCGACGCCCGTACCGTGTCGTTCGTCGTGTCGGGGCCGGCCGGGGGCAACGGCGCCGCTCGCGGCTCGATGCGCGAGCTGCCGACCGTCTCGCGCGATCGGCTGCTCGATGCCCTCTGCGTCGTGGAGACCGAGGAGCGCGCGGCGATGCTTCCCGATGTCGCGCACGCCGCCGCCGAGGCGCTCACGGGAATCTCCCTCGCCTTCCTCGTCACCGGCACGGCGCGCGGGATCGCCCCGCTGCGGTCCGCCGCGACCCGGTTCCCCGTCGGGGTCGAAGCCGTCGCGGTGCAGTGCGCACCCGAGGGGGAGCCATCGGTGCGCTCCATCGCGGGGCTCACCGTGTTCCGGATCGGGTATCTCGACGACTTGCGCGCGATGCTCGCGAGATCGGCGTCGGTGGCATGA
- a CDS encoding transglutaminase-like domain-containing protein, with protein sequence MTPTRSQAGADRFWATAVSTLLIVAMLAAALIPWWPIYESTAFIVAGAVAIVAGAGIGVVGARRRWPAWMVVVAVFAAYLVLGVPAAVPGRALAGILPTPVGVADLLAAAALSWKQLVTIAVPVGSYQALLVPPFLSALVAATAAVTIALRSRRPAAAAVPPAFLLVGGITFGVVHTAFAVEAGLAFLVAAVAWLVRIAISKRRAITSGRPVEAALADARRVFGASALVAIALVGATAASVALPVPQRNVLRAELQPPFEPREHESPLAGFRAAFDPESSERAMLSVRGLPEGAGIRIATLDTYDGIIYSVGGVDGTALSGRFTRLPYRLDQSGAVDVRIEVSVLGYADVWVPGLGRLERIAFEGPRAEQLAEGFVYNDVTGTGAVQEGLDSGDFYTAFSVTPADPGSLVGLRPGTSVLPPSPDLPAELAQLLDEWAPATGDPGQRLAQLIEGFHDQGYVSHGLGEQRRSRSGHSLDRLAELATEIPMVGDGEQYAVAAALMARQIGFPARVVVGYLPGAEPSETDATAPAESDDITVFESADLQAWIEVQTAEGDWLSVDPNPDPREIPKPQPDEPTVVSRPQTALPPPAERTPVDDLDPEPDLSPDDQDDDAAAWLQVLLGVLGVTGIVVLVLVLIASPFLAIIAAKLRRRRLRRGAATVVERIEGGWQEFADSAADFGYPISPNATRAEQAATVGGLAPLVLASVVDRAVFAPDGPSDDVDRRVWESVDELQERLGAPRTRRERWRAAVSLTSLGGYAVTRRGARS encoded by the coding sequence ATGACGCCGACCCGCTCGCAGGCAGGTGCCGACCGGTTCTGGGCGACCGCGGTCAGCACGCTGCTCATCGTCGCGATGCTCGCCGCGGCCTTGATTCCGTGGTGGCCGATCTACGAGAGCACGGCGTTCATCGTCGCAGGCGCCGTCGCGATCGTCGCCGGTGCGGGCATCGGCGTCGTCGGCGCACGCCGGCGCTGGCCCGCGTGGATGGTCGTCGTCGCCGTGTTCGCGGCATACCTCGTGCTCGGCGTTCCGGCCGCGGTGCCCGGGCGAGCGCTCGCCGGGATCCTGCCGACTCCCGTCGGGGTCGCCGACCTGCTCGCCGCGGCGGCGCTCTCGTGGAAGCAGCTCGTCACGATCGCGGTGCCGGTCGGCTCGTACCAGGCGCTGCTCGTGCCCCCCTTCCTCTCGGCGCTCGTCGCGGCGACCGCTGCAGTGACGATCGCGCTGCGCAGCCGCCGGCCCGCAGCAGCCGCGGTGCCTCCGGCCTTCCTCCTCGTCGGCGGCATCACGTTCGGCGTCGTCCACACCGCCTTCGCGGTCGAGGCGGGCCTCGCTTTTCTCGTCGCCGCGGTGGCCTGGCTCGTGCGGATCGCGATCTCGAAGCGACGGGCGATCACGAGCGGCCGGCCGGTCGAGGCGGCGCTCGCCGACGCGCGCCGTGTGTTCGGTGCGTCGGCGCTCGTGGCGATCGCGCTCGTCGGCGCCACCGCGGCATCCGTCGCCCTGCCGGTGCCGCAGCGGAACGTGTTGCGCGCCGAGCTGCAGCCCCCGTTCGAGCCACGCGAGCATGAGAGCCCGTTGGCAGGCTTCCGGGCGGCGTTCGACCCCGAATCGAGTGAGCGGGCCATGCTCAGCGTTCGTGGCCTGCCGGAAGGCGCCGGCATCCGGATCGCGACGCTCGACACGTACGACGGCATCATCTACTCGGTCGGAGGCGTCGACGGCACGGCGCTCTCTGGCCGGTTCACGCGCTTGCCGTATCGACTCGACCAATCGGGCGCGGTCGACGTGCGCATCGAGGTCTCGGTGCTCGGGTACGCCGACGTGTGGGTGCCAGGGCTCGGTCGCCTCGAGCGCATCGCGTTCGAAGGTCCGCGTGCGGAGCAGCTCGCCGAGGGATTCGTCTACAACGACGTGACGGGCACGGGCGCCGTGCAGGAGGGACTCGACTCGGGCGATTTCTACACCGCGTTCTCGGTGACTCCGGCCGATCCTGGTTCACTCGTGGGGTTGCGCCCGGGAACGAGCGTGCTTCCGCCGTCGCCCGACCTGCCGGCCGAGCTCGCGCAGCTGCTCGACGAATGGGCGCCGGCAACCGGTGATCCCGGCCAACGACTCGCCCAGCTCATCGAGGGATTCCACGATCAGGGGTATGTCAGTCACGGCCTCGGCGAGCAGCGGCGGAGTCGCTCGGGGCATTCGCTCGACCGGCTCGCCGAACTCGCCACCGAGATCCCGATGGTCGGCGACGGCGAGCAGTACGCCGTTGCAGCGGCCCTGATGGCGCGGCAGATCGGCTTCCCGGCGCGGGTCGTCGTGGGCTACCTGCCCGGTGCAGAGCCGTCCGAGACGGATGCCACGGCTCCGGCGGAATCCGATGACATCACGGTGTTCGAGAGCGCCGACCTGCAGGCGTGGATCGAGGTGCAGACGGCCGAAGGCGACTGGCTGTCGGTCGATCCGAACCCGGATCCACGTGAGATCCCCAAGCCCCAGCCCGATGAGCCGACGGTCGTGTCGAGGCCGCAAACGGCCCTGCCGCCGCCCGCGGAGCGCACACCGGTCGACGACCTCGACCCCGAGCCCGACCTCTCGCCCGACGATCAGGACGACGACGCCGCCGCCTGGTTGCAGGTGCTGCTGGGCGTGCTCGGGGTGACCGGCATCGTGGTCCTCGTGCTCGTCCTCATCGCGAGCCCGTTCCTCGCGATCATCGCGGCGAAGCTCCGACGGCGCCGACTGCGCCGCGGCGCAGCGACGGTGGTCGAGCGGATCGAGGGAGGGTGGCAGGAGTTCGCCGACTCCGCAGCCGACTTCGGCTATCCGATCAGCCCGAACGCGACCCGTGCTGAGCAAGCCGCGACGGTGGGCGGACTCGCGCCGCTCGTGCTCGCATCCGTGGTAGACCGCGCAGTGTTCGCTCCCGACGGACCATCCGACGACGTCGACCGGCGGGTCTGGGAGTCGGTCGACGAGCTCCAAGAGCGCCTCGGGGCCCCGCGCACTCGCCGCGAGCGGTGGCGGGCTGCGGTCTCCCTCACCTCGCTCGGCGGGTACGCTGTCACCCGGAGAGGAGCGCGGTCGTGA
- a CDS encoding zinc-ribbon domain-containing protein encodes MTCRICGADLPPGAMFCGECGSSTSATPESRRKPDPRPGDTTAIERPARRNSGVISIPLDGFRAATAIPSFVEAPVSAPVAPPTATRFVLRFSTGETRTVFGTGLIGRRPLPQPGEVFDQLVQITDPGLSVSKTHLEFGEHDGVLWIADRFSGNGTIVRRPDDGALRCEPGRRYLVPRGSRVELAEHFFVID; translated from the coding sequence GTGACGTGTCGGATCTGCGGGGCCGACCTTCCCCCAGGGGCGATGTTCTGCGGCGAGTGCGGCAGCTCGACGAGCGCGACACCCGAGTCGAGACGAAAGCCCGACCCTCGACCGGGCGACACGACGGCGATCGAGCGACCGGCACGCCGCAATAGCGGAGTGATCAGCATCCCGCTCGACGGCTTCCGTGCGGCAACGGCGATCCCGTCCTTCGTGGAGGCTCCCGTCTCGGCCCCCGTGGCACCGCCGACGGCCACGCGGTTCGTCTTGCGGTTCAGCACCGGTGAGACCCGCACGGTGTTCGGCACCGGGCTCATCGGTCGGCGCCCGCTGCCGCAACCGGGCGAGGTGTTCGACCAGCTCGTGCAGATCACCGACCCCGGCCTCTCGGTCTCCAAGACCCACCTCGAGTTCGGCGAGCACGACGGCGTGCTCTGGATCGCCGATCGCTTCTCGGGCAACGGCACGATCGTGCGACGCCCCGACGACGGGGCGCTGCGCTGCGAGCCCGGGCGTCGCTATCTCGTTCCGCGCGGAAGCCGCGTCGAGCTCGCCGAGCACTTCTTCGTGATCGACTGA